One window of the Rosa rugosa chromosome 3, drRosRugo1.1, whole genome shotgun sequence genome contains the following:
- the LOC133741071 gene encoding pentatricopeptide repeat-containing protein At1g06143, producing the protein MILNRVRYYSTNCFPTPKPHHLQPPKTLSVSENPPSIVDRIKQCRTQTELEQICASMMKTNTIQDSFFTNQLITACSSLSRLDHAALAFSHIQNPNVFVYNAMIKAFVHCGHPFQGLGCYVNMLRNGVFPTSYTFPSLIKACASVSVMGFGEAVHGCVWKSGFDSHVFVQTALIDLYSKLGRIGEAQKVFDEMPERDGFAWTTMVSSHARVGDMRSARTLFDVMMERCIANSATWNTMIDGYARLGDVESAELLFNQMPTRDLISWTAMINCYSQNRKFGEALAVFNDMRLNGVSPDAVTMSTVISACAHLGALDLGKGIHFYVTQNGFDLDVYIGSALIDMYAKCGTLDRALVVFFNLTDKNLFCWNSVIEGLAAHGYAKKALAMFSKMEREKIKPNGITFISVLSACTHAGLVEEGRRRFLSMTQDYSISPGVEHYGCMVDLLSRAGLLEDALELIRSMKLKPNFVIWGALLGGCKLHRNLEIAKVSVNELMVLEPENSGHYNLIVNMYAEVNRWGEVADVRAIMKQLGVEKTSPGSSWIEIERKIHTFSASDKSHAASGEIYLFLAELYGQLKLDVYLPELGSDL; encoded by the coding sequence ATGATTTTGAATCGCGTGAGATATTATTCAACCAACTGTTTCCCAACCCCAAAACCTCATCATCTTCAACCACCCAAAACCCTCTCGGTCTCGGAGAACCCACCTTCCATAGTTGATAGGATCAAGCAATGTCGTACTCAAACAGAGCTAGAACAGATATGTGCTTCAATGATGAAGACCAATACAATCCAAGACTCCTTCTTTACCAACCAACTCATCACCGCCTGTTCCTCTCTTTCCCGCCTAGACCACGCAGCTTTAGCCTTTTCCCACATCCAAAACCCAAACGTCTTCGTCTACAACGCAATGATCAAAGCCTTTGTTCACTGCGGACACCCGTTTCAGGGTTTAGGCTGTTACGTCAATATGTTGCGGAACGGGGTCTTCCCTACCAGCTATACGTTTCCGTCTTTGATCAAGGCTTGTGCCTCGGTTTCTGTGATGGGTTTTGGAGAAGCTGTACATGGCTGTGTTTGGAAAAGTGGGTTTGATTCACATGTGTTTGTGCAGACTGCTTTGATTGATTTGTATTCGAAGCTGGGACGAATTGGTGAAGCGCagaaggtgttcgatgaaatgcctgAGAGAGATGGTTTTGCTTGGACTACAATGGTTTCTTCTCATGCTCGTGTAGGGGATATGAGGTCGGCGAGGACATTGTTTGATGTGATGATGGAAAGGTGTATAGCTAATTCGGCTACTTGGAATACTATGATCGACGGCTATGCGAGACTTGGTGATGTGGAGTCTGCAGAGTTGTTGTTTAATCAAATGCCAACCAGGGATTTGATCTCGTGGACAGCTATGATCAATTGTTATTCTCAGAACAGGAAATTTGGAGAAGCATTAGCAGTGTTTAATGATATGAGGTTGAATGGGGTCAGTCCTGATGCGGTGACCATGTCGACTGTTATTTCGGCTTGTGCTCATCTCGGAGCTCTAGACTTGGGGAAAGGGATTCACTTTTATGTAACGCAGAATGGGTTTGATCTTGATGTTTATATTGGGTCTGCGTTGATTGATATGTATGCGAAATGTGGCACATTGGACAGGGCTCTTGTTGTTTTCTTTAACTTGACGGATAAGAACTTGTTCTGTTGGAATTCAGTGATTGAAGGGCTTGCAGCTCATGGATATGCCAAAAAAGCACTAGCAATGTTTAgcaagatggagagagagaagatcaaGCCAAATGGGATTACTTTTATAAGTGTTTTAAGTGCCTGCACTCATGCCGGGCTTGTTGAAGAAGGCCGTAGGAGATTTTTAAGCATGACCCAAGATTATTCCATCTCTCCTGGAGTTGAACACTATGGATGCATGGTGGATCTATTAAGCAGAGCTGGCTTGCTCGAAGATGCGTTAGAGTTGATAAGAAGCATGAAACTAAAACCAAACTTTGTTATCTGGGGTGCCTTGTTGGGTGGATGTAAACTTCATAGAAATCTGGAGATTGCTAAAGTTTCAGTCAATGAATTGATGGTATTGGAGCCAGAAAATAGTGGGCATTACAACCTTATAGTTAACATGTATGCCGAAGTCAATCGATGGGGAGAAGTTGCAGACGTACGAGCAATTATGAAGCAACTGGGAGTAGAAAAAACATCTCCTGGGTCCAGttggattgaaattgaaagaaaaatccATACGTTTTCAGCATCTGACAAATCTCATGCAGCTTCTGGTGAAATTTACTTGTTTCTTGCGGAATTATATGGGCAGCTGAAGCTTGATGTTTATCTTCCTGAACTTGGCTCTGACTTGTAG